The Curtobacterium herbarum genome contains the following window.
CGACGACCCCCGTCGCCGCGACCATCCCCGAGATCCAGGGCACGACGGACACCTCACCGCTCGCCGGCTCGACCGTCACCACCAGCGGCGTCGTGACCGCGGTCTACGCCACCGGCGGGCTGAACGGGTACACGATCCAGACCCCGGGGACGGGAGGCGAGACCACCCTGGCCACGCGGACCGCCTCCGACGGTCTGTACGTCTACTCCGCCGCCACGGCCGGACTCGTCACGATCGGCGACCACGTCCAGGTCACCGGCGCGGTCTCCGAGTTCAAGGGGCTCACCGAGCTCACCGTCGCGGACACCGCCGGGCTGACGGAGCTCACCACCCCGGCCGCCGCCCCGGTCCCGGCCGCCGTGGCGTTCCCCCGCACGGACGCCGAACGTGAGGCGCTCGAGAGCATGCTCGTCGCACCGCAGGGTGACTACACGGTCGCCGACAACTACACGACGAACCAGTACGGCGTGGTCACGCTCGCCACGGGTCCGGGCCGCCTGCTGCAGCCGACCGAGGTCGCCCGTCCGGGCAGCGCCGAGGCAGCCGCGGTGGTCGCCGACAACGCCGCCCGCGCGGTCACGCTCGACGACGGCGCGAGCACGAACTTCCTGCCGCGCGACGGCCAGGACCAGTCCGCCCGGTCGATCCCGGTGCCGTGGCTGACGAACGCGGGCCCGGTCACGGTCGGCGCCACCACGACGTTCACCGAGCCCGTGGTCCTGGACTACCGGAACGACGTCTGGACGTTCCAGCCGACGGCCCCGATCACCGGCGCGACCCCGAAGGCCGACCTGCCCGCGACGTTCTCGGACGTGCGCACCACGGCGCCCGCCGCGGTCGGCGGCGACCTGAAGCTCGCCGGGTTCAACGTCCTGAACTACTTCCCGACGACGGGCGACCAGCTGACCGGCTGCACCTACTACACGGACCGCACCGGAGACCCGATCACGGTGAACTCCGGTTGTGACGCCCGCGGTGCTGCCGAGCCGGAGGACCTGGCGCGCCAGCAGGTGAAGATCGTGAAGGCCATCAACGGCCTGGGTGCCGACGTGGTCTCGCTCGAGGAGATCGAGAACTCGGCGGCGTTCGGGCAGGACCGGGACGCTGCGGTCGCCACCCTCGTCGACGCACTCAACGCGGCCACCGGGAGCGACACCTGGGCGTACGTCCCGTCGCCGACGAAGCTCGCCGCCGACGAGGACGTCATCCGCCTGGCGCTCATCTACAAGAAGGCCCGCGTCGCGCCGACCGCCGAGTCGACGATCCTCACCGACTCCGACGTCTTCCAGCGCCAGCCGGTCGCCGACGCGTTCCGCCCGGTCGGCGGCACCGCGGACGACGACTTCCTGGTCATCGCGAACCACTTCAAGTCGAAGGGCTCCGGCACCGGCGAGAATGCCGACCAGGGCGACGGCCAGGGTGCCTCGAACGCCGATCGCGTGCGCCAGGCCCGGGCACTCACGACCTTCTCCACCGCGATGCAGGCGCAGTACGGCACCGACAAGACGTTCCTGATCGGGGACTTCAACGCCTACAGCGAGGAGGACCCGATGGTCGTCCTCCGCGACGCCGGGTACACCGACCTGGCCTCGGCCCGCGACCGGAGCGAGTACTCGTACGTGTTCAGCGGTCTGAGCGGGTCCCTCGACCACGTGCTCGCATCACCGGCAGCACTGGCGAGCGTCACGGGCGTGGACATCTGGAACATCAACTCGACCGAGTCGGTGGGCCTGGAGTACAGCCGCTACAACGTGAACGTCTCGGACCTCTACTCCGCCGACGTGTACCGCGCGAGCGACCACGACCCGATCCTGGTCGGCTTCGACCTGACCGCCGCCGCGGTGCCGGGCGACCCGACGCCGGAGCCCACGCCCGAGCCCGGCACGGACGAGCCGGCCGACGACCCCGCGGCCGACCCGACCCCGGCGCCGATCGCCGGTGGTGCGGGCACGACCCCGGGTGCCGGCGTGACGCCGACCACGGGTGGCGGCAGCCTGGCCTTCACCGGTGCCCAGATCGGCGGTGGCCTCGCGGCGGCCCTCGCGCTCCTGGCGGCCGGCGGCGGGCTCCTCGCCCTCCGTCGCCGCCGGACGACGGGTGGCAGCGCCGGGTGACCTCGCGCTGAACGCGACCACCGACGGGAGGCGCGACACGGGTCCGACCCGTGCCGCGCCTCCCGTCCGTGGTGTCGGGGAGCGGCGCTCGGTTGACCGGGAGGATCGGCGTCGGCTAGGCTCATCTCTTGGTCTGCGCGCTCTGTTGCGCCAGACAGTCAGATGGGCCCTCCACCGGGTCGTTCACCGGGCATCTGCCCGCGGGAACGCCCACCGGAGTGGGATTCACGGACTCCTCACCTCGACACGAAAGCAGCACTCCTGTGACTCGTACGTTCTCCCCGAAGCCGGCAGACGTCCAGCACGACTGGATCGTCATCGACGCGACCGACGTCGTGCTCGGCCGCCTCGCTTCGCACGTCGCCGCCCTCCTCCGCGGCAAGCACAAGGCCACCTTCGCCCAGCACATGGACATGGGTGACTACGTCATCATCGTGAACGCCGACAAGGTCGCCCTGACCGGGTCGAAGCTCGCCAAGAAGGTCTACTACCGTCACTCCGGTTACCCGGGCGGCCTCACGGCCACCAGCTACCCGGAGATGCTGGAGAAGCACCCGACCCGCGCCGTCGAGAAGGCGATCCGCGGCATGCTGCCGAAGAACACCCTCGGTCGCGAGCAGCTCAAGAAGCTCAAGGTCTACGCAGGCGCTGAGCACCCCCACGCGGCGCAGCAGCCCAAGCCGTACACCTTCGACCAGGTCTCGCAGTAACAGCGGCCACGACGACTTCCAGGAACGAGAAAACACTCATGGCTCAGATCGCTGACTCCATCGACCAGACCCCGGAGACCTTCACCACCGAGAGCGCACCCGTCGCGTCGGAGGCGGCTCCCCGTCAGATCCTCAACGTCTCGGGCGGTGCCGTCGGTCGCCGCAAGGAGGCCATCGCCCGCGTGCGACTCGTCCCGGGCTCCGGCACGTTCGTCGTGAACGGCCGCTCGCTCGAGGACTACTTCCCGAACAAGCTGCACCAGCAGCTCATCAACGACCCATTCAAGGTGCTCGAGCTCCTCGGCTCGTACGACGTCACCGCCCGCATCACGGGTGGCGGCCCCTCGGGTCAGGCCGGCGCGCTGCGTCTCGCCATCGCCCGCACCCTGAACGAGATCGACCGCGAGAACAACCGCGCGGCCCTCAAGAAGGCCGGCTTCCTCACCCGTGACGCCCGCGTCATCGAGCGCAAGAAGGCCGGTCTCAAGAAGGCCCGCAAGGCGTCGCAGTTCTCGAAGCGCTGATCGCCTGACGGCGGGAGATCGCATGCCGCGTCTGTTCGGTACCGACGGCGTTCGTGGCCTCGCCAACGGCGAGTTGACGGCCGCGCTCGCACTGGGTCTTGCCCAGGCGAGCGCGGCCGTGCTCACGCACGGACACCACGCGGACGCTCGACGAGCGTCCGGTCGCACGCGCCCCAAGGCCGTGCTGGCGCGCGACCCGCGCGTCTCCGGCGAGTTCCTGGGTGCCGCAGTGGCAGCCGGGCTCGCCTCCGCCGGCGTCGACGTCCTCGACGCCGGGGTCATCCCCACCCCCGCAGCGGCGTACCTCGTCGCGGACATCGACGCCGACTTCGGCGTGATGATCTCCGCGTCGCACAACCCCGCCCCGGACAACGGGATCAAGTTCTTCGCCGCTGGTGGTCGCAAGCTGCCGGACGAGGTCGAGGACCGCATCGAAGCGGCCATGCACGACCAGTCCGCCCCGACCCCGACGGGCGCCGAGGTGGGTCGCATCACGCGGTTCGCCGACGCCGAGGACCGCTACGTCGTGCACCTGCTCGGCACCCTGCCGCACCGGCTCGACGGCATCCACGTGGTGCTCGACTGCGCCAACGGGGCTGCCTCCGGGGTCTCACCCGAGGTGTTCGTCAACTCCGGGGCGAAGGTCACGCTGATCGGTGCCGACCCGAACGGCATCAACATCAACGACGGCGTCGGCTCGACCCACATCGACAACCTGGCCCGCGCGGTCCTCGAGGCCGGAGCCGACGTCGGCATCGCCCACGACGGCGACGCGGACCGGTGCCTGGCGGTGGACGCCGACGGCAACGCGGTGGACGGCGACCAGATCATGGCGATCCTCGCGCTGTCCCTCAAGGAACGCGGCCGGCTGGTCGACGACACCCTCGTCGCGACCGTGATGTCGAACCTCGGCCTGAAGCGCGCGATGGCAGAGGCCGGCATCACCGTGATCGAGGCCGGCGTCGGCGACCGCTACGTGCTCGAGAAGATGAACGAGGGCGGGTACTCGCTCGGTGGCGAGCAGTCCGGCCACATCATCTTCAACGACTTCGCGACGACGGGTGACGGGGTCCTGACGGGCCTCCACCTGGTCGCCGAGATGGCGCGGACCGGCAAGACGCTCGGCGAACTCGCTGCGTGCATGACCGTGTTCCCGCAGGTGCTGCTCGCCGTCAAGGGCGTCGACCGGCACGGGCTGCAGGACCAGGGCGTGCAGGACGCGATCGCTGCGGCGACCCAGGAGCTCGGTGACACCGGCCGGGTGCTGCTGCGTCCGTCCGGCACCGAGCCGGTCGTCCGCGTGATGGTCGAGGCCGCGTCGCAGGAGGACGCCCAGCGCGTCGCCGAGCAGCTCGCCGAGGTCGTCCGCGAGCGCCTGACCCCCGAGGCCGCGTAGCCCGGCGGAGCCCCGGCGCCGGCCGCGCCTGCTGGTGCGCTCCGGCCACGCACAACAGGAACCCGCTCGAACCACGGACGTCTGCGGTTCGAGCGGGTTCCTGTTGTGCGACGCCACTCCGAACCGATCGGGGGAGAACCCAGCCGCGTCAGATCTTGCGGAGCAGGACGCTCGTCACCTTGTGGTCGGCCGCCTTCTTGAGCACGAGCGTTGCCCGGGAGCGCGTCGGCAGCACGTTCTCGAGCAGGTTCGGCTCGTTGATCGCGCGCCACACCCCGGTCGCCGTCGCCACCGCGTCCTCGCGGGACAGTGCGGCGAAGCGGTGGAAGAACGAGTCCGGGCTCGAGAACGCCTGCTCCTGCAACGCCAGGAACCGGTCGACGTACCAGGACTCGATGTCCTTCGTCTTCGCGTCGACGTAGATCGTGAAGTCGAACAGGTCGGACAGTGCCAGCCGCCCGTGCACCGGCGGCGCGAGCACGTTGAGCCCCTCGACGATGAGGATGTCCGGCTGGCGCACGACGATCTCGGCGTCCGGCACGATGTCGTACACCAGGTGCGAGTAGTACGGCGCCCGGACCTCGGCAGCGCCGCTCTTCACCTGGCTGACGAAGCGCAGCAGGGACCGGCGGTCGTAGGACTCCGGGAAGCCCTTCCGGTCCATGATCCCGCGACGCTCGAGCTCCGCGTTCGGGTACAGGAACCCGTCGGTGGTCACCAGCTCGACCCGCGGGGTGTCCGGCCAGCGCTTCGTCAGTTCGCGCAGCAGCCGCGCGACCGTGCTCTTGCCGACGGCGACCGACCCGGCGACACCGATCACGAACGGCGTCCGACCGGCCCGTTCGCCGAGGAACCGCCCGGTCGCCGCGTGCAGATCCCGCGCACCGGCCGCGTACAGCGTCAGCAGCCGGGAGAGCGGCAGGTACACGTCCTGCACCTCGGTGATGTCGAGCCGGTCACCCAGGCCGCGCAGCTGCACGATCTCGGTCTCGGTGAGCGACAGGTGCTCCTTCGGCGCGAGCTGTGACCACTCGTCCCGGGGGATCTCCACGAAGGGGGTCGGGTGCGCGACGGTCGTCTCCGGGATCGGCATGGGGTCGAGCGTACTCAGCCGGGAGGCCCGCCACCGGTCAGCGACGTCGGCTGCGGTGGACGGGCCTCCCGTCCGTGGGCGGGTGCACCCGCCGATCAGGCGGGGAGCGCCGCCTCGATGGCGGCGACGACCTCGGGGGCGTCCGGCTTGACCGTCGGACGGAAGCGGGTGACCGTCCCGTCGGGAGCGACCAGGAACTTCTCGAAGTTCCAGATCACGCGTCCGGCCTTGCCCGACGCGTCCGGGGCCTGCGTGAGCTCGCGGTACAGCGGGTGCGCCGAGCGGCCGTTCACCTTGACCTTCTCGGACATCGGGAAGCTGACGCCCCACGTGGTGGAGCAGTACTCCTCGATGGCCTCGGACGAGCCGAGCTCCTGCAGGAACTGGTTGCTCGGGAAGCCGAGCACGGTGAAGCCCCGTGGGCCGTACGTGCGCTGCAGTTCCTCGAGCTGTTCGTACTGCGGGGCGAGGCCGCAGCGCGAGGCGACGTTCACCACGAGCACCGCCTTGTCACCGAAGCTGCCGAACGTGGTGGTCTCGCCCTTGATGGTGGTGATCTCGATGTCGTCGAAGCGTCCCATGCCCGGAGGCTATCCCCACCCGCCGTGCGCTTCGCAGGGTGCTCCCCGCGCTGCCCGTAGGATCGACCCCATGTGTGGAATCGTCGGATACGTCGGCAGCAACAGCAGCACGGACGTCCTGCTCGGAGGCCTGCGTCGCCTGGAGTACCGCGGCTACGACTCGGCCGGCATCGCCGTCGTCGACCCGTCGGGTGACCTGACCTCGGCGAAGAAGGCCGGCAAGCTCCAGATGCTCGTCGACGAGCTCGACACGAACCCGATCGCGGACGGCGGC
Protein-coding sequences here:
- a CDS encoding ExeM/NucH family extracellular endonuclease — protein: MPRTVGRTLLCATAAATLIAAPLVIVTAASANPAGTGLVITEAYLKGGSANQPFTNRFVEIGNPTAAAVSVDGWSLQYRSATSSGAASTVVPLTGSVPANGTYLVQGAANGTAGAALPTPDVVSTLNTSGASGTLVLSDQRTALTLPVGAIAPGTPGVVDLLGYGASNTSETAPATNPSGANSTPDALVRQGTTDTDANAADFTLTRTITPRNAAGETAAGGTTPTPGGGGTTPPTTTPVAATIPEIQGTTDTSPLAGSTVTTSGVVTAVYATGGLNGYTIQTPGTGGETTLATRTASDGLYVYSAATAGLVTIGDHVQVTGAVSEFKGLTELTVADTAGLTELTTPAAAPVPAAVAFPRTDAEREALESMLVAPQGDYTVADNYTTNQYGVVTLATGPGRLLQPTEVARPGSAEAAAVVADNAARAVTLDDGASTNFLPRDGQDQSARSIPVPWLTNAGPVTVGATTTFTEPVVLDYRNDVWTFQPTAPITGATPKADLPATFSDVRTTAPAAVGGDLKLAGFNVLNYFPTTGDQLTGCTYYTDRTGDPITVNSGCDARGAAEPEDLARQQVKIVKAINGLGADVVSLEEIENSAAFGQDRDAAVATLVDALNAATGSDTWAYVPSPTKLAADEDVIRLALIYKKARVAPTAESTILTDSDVFQRQPVADAFRPVGGTADDDFLVIANHFKSKGSGTGENADQGDGQGASNADRVRQARALTTFSTAMQAQYGTDKTFLIGDFNAYSEEDPMVVLRDAGYTDLASARDRSEYSYVFSGLSGSLDHVLASPAALASVTGVDIWNINSTESVGLEYSRYNVNVSDLYSADVYRASDHDPILVGFDLTAAAVPGDPTPEPTPEPGTDEPADDPAADPTPAPIAGGAGTTPGAGVTPTTGGGSLAFTGAQIGGGLAAALALLAAGGGLLALRRRRTTGGSAG
- the rplM gene encoding 50S ribosomal protein L13, whose translation is MTRTFSPKPADVQHDWIVIDATDVVLGRLASHVAALLRGKHKATFAQHMDMGDYVIIVNADKVALTGSKLAKKVYYRHSGYPGGLTATSYPEMLEKHPTRAVEKAIRGMLPKNTLGREQLKKLKVYAGAEHPHAAQQPKPYTFDQVSQ
- the rpsI gene encoding 30S ribosomal protein S9, translating into MAQIADSIDQTPETFTTESAPVASEAAPRQILNVSGGAVGRRKEAIARVRLVPGSGTFVVNGRSLEDYFPNKLHQQLINDPFKVLELLGSYDVTARITGGGPSGQAGALRLAIARTLNEIDRENNRAALKKAGFLTRDARVIERKKAGLKKARKASQFSKR
- the glmM gene encoding phosphoglucosamine mutase — encoded protein: MPRLFGTDGVRGLANGELTAALALGLAQASAAVLTHGHHADARRASGRTRPKAVLARDPRVSGEFLGAAVAAGLASAGVDVLDAGVIPTPAAAYLVADIDADFGVMISASHNPAPDNGIKFFAAGGRKLPDEVEDRIEAAMHDQSAPTPTGAEVGRITRFADAEDRYVVHLLGTLPHRLDGIHVVLDCANGAASGVSPEVFVNSGAKVTLIGADPNGININDGVGSTHIDNLARAVLEAGADVGIAHDGDADRCLAVDADGNAVDGDQIMAILALSLKERGRLVDDTLVATVMSNLGLKRAMAEAGITVIEAGVGDRYVLEKMNEGGYSLGGEQSGHIIFNDFATTGDGVLTGLHLVAEMARTGKTLGELAACMTVFPQVLLAVKGVDRHGLQDQGVQDAIAAATQELGDTGRVLLRPSGTEPVVRVMVEAASQEDAQRVAEQLAEVVRERLTPEAA
- the coaA gene encoding type I pantothenate kinase; protein product: MPIPETTVAHPTPFVEIPRDEWSQLAPKEHLSLTETEIVQLRGLGDRLDITEVQDVYLPLSRLLTLYAAGARDLHAATGRFLGERAGRTPFVIGVAGSVAVGKSTVARLLRELTKRWPDTPRVELVTTDGFLYPNAELERRGIMDRKGFPESYDRRSLLRFVSQVKSGAAEVRAPYYSHLVYDIVPDAEIVVRQPDILIVEGLNVLAPPVHGRLALSDLFDFTIYVDAKTKDIESWYVDRFLALQEQAFSSPDSFFHRFAALSREDAVATATGVWRAINEPNLLENVLPTRSRATLVLKKAADHKVTSVLLRKI
- a CDS encoding glutathione peroxidase, which encodes MGRFDDIEITTIKGETTTFGSFGDKAVLVVNVASRCGLAPQYEQLEELQRTYGPRGFTVLGFPSNQFLQELGSSEAIEEYCSTTWGVSFPMSEKVKVNGRSAHPLYRELTQAPDASGKAGRVIWNFEKFLVAPDGTVTRFRPTVKPDAPEVVAAIEAALPA